gtgtgtgtgagtgtgtgttagcatgtgtgagtgtgtgtgagcgtgtgtgagtgtgtgttagcgtgtgtgagcgtgtgtgagcGTGTGGGAGCATGTGTGAGCGTGTGGGagcgtgtgtgagcgtgtgttACCACGagtgtgtgtgagcctgtgtgagcgtgtgtgagcgtgtgtgaccatgtgtgagcgtgtgtgaccatgtgtgagcgtgtgtgtgtgagcgtgtgttagcatgtgtgagtgtaacgagtgtgtgagcctgtgtgagCGTGTTACGagtgtgtgtgagcctgtgtgttaGCGTGTGTGTTAGCGTGTGTGACCATGTGTGAGCATGTGTTACTATGAGTGTGTGTTAGCGTGTGGGAGCGTGTGTTAGCGTGTGGGAGCGTGTGGGAGCGTGTGGGAGCGTGTGTTCTCCCAGCACGGGGCCAGCACGGGGCTTCCTGCACTCCCACTCCCAAGGACGCTGCTGCACGTGGCAGGGCTGGACTCCGCCCCTGGAGCACGAGAGCatcttttttagattatttttcatctgaaaggcagagtgacagagccgGGGAAGACAGGCGGACGGGGGAACCACCTTCCACCCGCTGGTCACtctccagacggctgcaacagccaggcctgggccaggccggagccgggagccggAAGGCCGTcagggcttcccacgtgggtggccggtgcccgagtacctgggccaccctccttCGCCTTCccggcaaattagcagggagctggctcaggggGGCGGAGCAGCCGAGGCTCGACCCGGCAGCGTTCCAACATGGCTCTTGGCGTCACGAGGGAGGCTggacccgctgcgccacaggcCTCGCCCTGCACAGGCGCCCTGCCCGCGCTGCCCGCGCTGCCCCTGTGTGGCCCGTGCTGGGTCTGGACCCACGCCCCAGGGAGCTCACAGCTGGTGGGGGCACCCTGTAGGGCCCAGGGTGGGCCAGGGGACACGGTGGGGGCGGCAGTAGGGAGGGCAGGGCTCGGCCGCCCCGAGGAGCGCACGCGGAGGCCGGTCCAGCCCCACGTGTCCCGCGCAGGTCTCCTACCGGGCCCAGCAGGGCGACACGCGGCGGGCGGTGCAGAAGATGGCGCTGGTGTGGGTGCTGGCCTTCCTGCTGTACGGGCCGGCCATCCTGAGCTGGGAGCACCTGTCGGGGGGCAGCTCCATCCCCGAGGGCCACTGCTACGCCGAGTTCCTCCACAACTGGTACTTCCTCATCACGGCCTCCACCCTGGAGTTCTTCACCCCCTTCCTCAGCGTCACCTTCTTCAACCTCAGCATCTACCTCAACATCCAGAGGCGGACGCGCCTGCGCCTGGACGGCGTCCGcgacggcgccggccccgagccCCCGCCCGAGGCCCAGGCctcgccgcccccgccgccccccggctgctggggctgctggccCAAGGGGCACGCGGAGGCCGTGCCGCTGCACAGGTACGGGGTGGGCGAGGTGGCGCCGGGCGCGGAGGCCGGGGAGGGCGCCCTCGGGGGCGGCAGCGGCGGGGGCGCCGCGGCCTCGCCCACCTCCAGCTCTGGCAGCTCCTCCCGGGGCGCCGAGCGGCCGCGCTCGCTCAAGAGGGGCTCGAAGCCGTCGGCGTCCTCGGCGTCACTGGAGAAGCGCATGAAGATGGTGTCGCAGGGCATCAGCCAGCGCTTCCGGCTGTCGCGGGACAAGAAGGTGGCCAAGTCCCTGGCGGTCATCGTGAGCATCTTCGGGCTCTGCTGGGCCCCGTACACGCTGCTCATGATCATCCGGGCCGCCTGCCACGGCCACTGCGTCCCTGACTTCTGGTACGAGACGTCTTTCTGGCTCCTGTGGGCCAACTCGGCGGTCAACCCCGTGCTCTACCCGCTGTGCCACTACAGCTTCCGCCGGGCCTTCACCAAGCTGCTCTGCCCCCAGCGGCTCAAGATCCAGCCTCATGGCTCCCTGGAGCAGTGCTGGAAGTGAGCCGGCCGCCGCCCGGCCGCCCGCAGCCTCTCCGGCTCGGCTGTCACCCACCTGGCTCCCGCGAGCGCTGGGGTCCACCCCAGTGCCTTTGCTGCGCGGTGGAGGCGCTGGCTGGGCTGGCCGGAGGGGCCCTGGCTGGCTGAACAGGGGCCCGCCCTGCTGCCTGCCGCGCGACTCCAGCCCAGGCAAGGCAACACGGGGGTCCCAGCCGTGCCGCCCACCCCACGGGCACTGTGATGGCTGGGGGAGTCAGCCCTTTGTGCGTTACTGGTTCGTGTTCTGCTTCCCAGACCAACTGCTTAGTGCTTGGCGCGCGCCCCGGCCCCCGAGCCTGCACACACCCGCACACCGCCCCTCCCTGGGCAAGCCTGGACACTGCCCTTGCTGCCCCCATCTCTCGCTCAAGCCCAgggcctgcctcctccctccctctcctctctccgtccCCGAAAGTGTCGAGCGGCCCCAGGACCTCGAAGTTGTTCCCTGCTTTTCCATTCCGGGCGTTTTCGGGAAGACggagaaggaagaaaacatgcCTGTGAACTTGATGTTCCTTGGATGTTTAATCAAGAGAGACAAAACTGCCAGGAGCTCGGGGCTGGATTGGCAGGtgtgggctcccacgccctcctccctctgtgccGCGCTTCCGGCTGAGCTGCGCCAGCTGCTtctgcccgccccacccccggctAGGGACAGCGGTGCCCCGACCGCGGCTCTGAGCGCAGCCGGAGCAGGGTGCCCGCCCCGTCTACTCAGCCAGGACCGCCTGGGGCCACCGGCTGGGAGGGCCCCAAGGCTCCGGGATGGCGGGAGGAGCTGGGGCCgggggcgccgggggcggggctgcttTGCTGCGTCCTGTGCGCCTGAGTGAGCGTGCATGCCCGCTGTTGCACACGTGAGGTCAtattaaagtgtatttttttattgGTGCTGATCCCTGAGGACGTTGTGTGAGGGGCTCTGGGGGGCCAGGGATCCCGCGAGAGGCACAGGTCCCCAGGCGTGGGGACGACTGTGGGGCccagagcctgccctgcccttccgTCCAGAGTCCGCCCTCAtcagggccccctccccaggcgcTGGGAGCCTTGCCCTAGGACGGGGCGCCCATCTTTCTTGGCCACGAGCCCAGCCATGACCttctgcctgggggggggggggctcaggatCTAGGTCACACCCAGGAACCCCAGGGagtgcgggggaggggcagcagaggggctgcgggggctgaGGAGCCTGGGCTAAGGCCTGGAGGTGGGGCTAAGGGTGCGGAGGGGCACGCGGAAGGGGCTCGGGGTCGTGTGGACAGCGCTCTGCTCGGCAGACACCGTCTGCGCCAGGACATCCCTACCAGGTCTGCAGAGGCCGCAGGCCCAGCTCAGGCGGGGCGGTGACGCGGGCTGCGCCCCTGCTCCCGaagccccctgcagcccccgggGCCCTCGGCCGCCGACGCAGGCTCGCCTGACCTCGGCCTCATTCCACTCTCAGCCGGGAGCCGCCCGTGCCAGGTGCCAGTTGCCAGCCGGTCAGCGGTGAGGCCAGCTCAGCACAaaacccatcctcctcctcctcccgcccccgCAGCTCCCTgtgctttctttctccaaactccCCGCAGAACTTCCTGCCTCCCgaggccagccctgcccccaccccagctctcccGCCTCCCCCTGGGATTCTGACCCTGCCTTCTTGTGCGGACACCCCTTGGTGACCGGGGGAGGACCGAGCCCAGGGATGCTGGGGCCTGCAaaccccaggccccagggctgggcgcTGTCCAGTGGGCAGCCTCCCCTGCACCTCACCTCTGTGGCTCCTGCCACAGGCTGGCTGTTGTCCGACCCTCCGGGCCCACGCCACGGGGCCGGACCCCGCAGCTCACGCCCGCCCTGTGTCCTGAGCCGTCTGGGAAGGACAAAGCAGCGTTCGCTGCGCTGGGCGCCTCCGCACCGACAGCGCAGCCGGGGCCCCGGCTCCCCTCCGCCTGGCCCTGCTAAGTGGCCACAAATTGGTGGATAAAAGCGCAGGCTTTCAAGCAATTTTGCCTTCAATCTCGGGAAACGGCCGCTCCCCGGAGCTCCTGTGCGGGGATGGAGtgcggcgggcggggcgggaTGGCAGCGGCCAACACACGCAGAGGGGCCTCTCTTAGGGGTCGGAGCCACACCCCTGCCTGGGGGGTGTCCCGgagcccctgctgtgtgccaggcaccagggCGGGCACAGGGGCTGCAGTGGGGCAGCACGGACCTGGGCTCTGAGACGCCGGCAGGGAACAGAAGACCCACAGGctgtggcagggcccagggcaccGGGCGCTGCCCGGGAGTGCGTGGACAGCTGGCACCCGTCAGCTCTCCTGGGGCGCGGGCAGCCCTCAAGGGACAGGGCTTGGGACCAGGCGggacccacagcccctccccactgGGCCCCTCCGGGCGTCTGTCTGGCTGCCTCTCCCACTGTGGCACTGGCCTCGAGGGTGCCCCTGGGGGCAGTTCCTGGGCACAGGCCGGGTGAGGACGAAGGCCTGAAGCTCTCACAGCGCTGAGCAGACAGCGCCACCTCCACCTATCTGCAGCGGCCGAGAGACTGGGGAGCCTGGACCACAGGGGGAGGAGCCCGAGACACGGCTGCCCGGCCACCACCTCTCTGTGGCCCCATCTGACCCCGGCGCTCGTGGCTGGGCTCGGGGAGCATgaaggcaccccccccccccagcagctgCCGGCTTTGTCTCAACGCCGGCCCCGGCGGGCGAGCTTCGCCAAGGCCGCTCAGAGACCCCTTCTGCAGACCGGACCCGCCTCCAATCACACACTCAGCGCCCGgggaagggtgggtgccaggacTGGAAGCCGGGAGTCCAC
The window above is part of the Oryctolagus cuniculus chromosome 11, mOryCun1.1, whole genome shotgun sequence genome. Proteins encoded here:
- the HRH3 gene encoding histamine H3 receptor (The RefSeq protein has 1 substitution compared to this genomic sequence), whose translation is MERAPPDGLLNASGALAGEAAAGGARAFSAAWTAVLAALMALLIVATVLGNALVMLAFVADSSLRTQNNFFLLNLAISDFLVGAFCIPLYVPYVLTGRWTFGRGLCKLWLVVDYLLCTSSVFNIVLISYDRFLSVTRAVSYRAQQGDTRRAVQKMALVWVLAFLLYGPAILSWEHLSGGSSIPEGHCYAEFLHNWYFLITASTLEFFTPFLSVTFFNLSIYLNIQRRTRLRLDGVRDGAGPEPPPEAQASPPPPPPGCWGCWPKGHAEAVPLHRYGVGEVAPGAEAGEGALGGGSGGGAAASPTSSSGSSSRGAERPRSLKRGSKPSASSASLEKRMKMVSQGISQRFRLSRDKKVAKSLAVIVSIFGLCWAPYTLLMIIRAACHGHCVPDFWYETSFWLLWANSAVNPVLYPLCHYSFRRAFTKLLCPQRLKIQPHGSLERCWK